One bacterium DNA segment encodes these proteins:
- a CDS encoding LutB/LldF family L-lactate oxidation iron-sulfur protein, protein MTSPFNQRAAAAIADADLKEALKSATEKFAGLRQKAFESTAAPLALRAKAREIREHTFNHLDSHLETLFRSLEKNGVQVHTAPDAGAAVGHVLAIARAHGVQSVVKSKSMASEEIHLNHHLEAAGIQPFETDLGEWIIQLAGETPSHLIAPAIHKTRAQVARLFAEKVDPNAGDDPAELTNLARQTLRGEFLRAGMGISGVNFAIAETGTLCLVTNEGNGRMVTTLPKVHVAIMGLEKVVPTVEECMTLLAVLPRSGTGQKITSYFTMLTGPRSAKEADGPDEVHLILLDGGRTRHLGGAFQEAFHCIRCGACLNVCPVFQTVGGHAYDSIYGGPIGSILSPMLRGLDAAGELPAASSLCGACLEVCPVFVDIPRMLLEMRSARVSRADASLPERAAFRAAGFAMRHPALWEMGQSLFAFALRLLAKKEGWAMGPLRAWTEKRALPYPPRETFRARWRKREKILAQKKNASPDGAPDEKSANAGAVQKVRRALASGHGIAHGNIPAPPAILPEVAVPDAPARFLEEFAAVSGKPRRAKDTEAAREYIIEIARRFPDRPVALSADLTLPVAEWLFEAGIETIAPADAGDDRENIARAGVGITGCAWAIAETGTIVLYSGEGRPRLHSLLPEVHLALIPEDRIIRHLSALGPRLQEVLGGAPGQRPSCVNLITGPSRSADIELTLVEGVHGPREVHAILLPAGGGASGGSAAENGSPFLLEEE, encoded by the coding sequence GTGACCTCCCCGTTCAACCAGCGCGCCGCCGCCGCCATTGCGGACGCCGACCTCAAGGAGGCGCTGAAGTCCGCTACCGAAAAATTCGCCGGCCTCCGCCAAAAGGCCTTCGAGTCAACGGCCGCTCCGCTGGCGCTGCGCGCCAAGGCCCGCGAAATCCGCGAGCACACCTTCAACCACCTCGACTCTCATCTCGAAACCCTTTTCCGCTCGCTGGAGAAAAACGGCGTACAGGTCCACACGGCTCCCGATGCGGGCGCCGCCGTCGGGCACGTCCTCGCCATCGCCAGGGCGCACGGCGTCCAGAGCGTGGTCAAGAGCAAGTCCATGGCCTCGGAGGAAATTCACCTCAACCATCATCTCGAGGCCGCCGGCATCCAGCCGTTCGAGACCGATCTGGGAGAGTGGATCATCCAGCTGGCCGGCGAGACGCCGAGCCACCTCATCGCCCCCGCCATTCACAAGACCAGGGCGCAGGTGGCCCGCCTCTTCGCCGAAAAGGTGGACCCGAACGCCGGGGACGACCCCGCAGAGCTGACAAATCTCGCCCGGCAGACCCTTCGCGGGGAGTTTCTCCGGGCGGGGATGGGCATCAGCGGCGTCAACTTCGCCATCGCCGAGACCGGAACCCTCTGCCTGGTCACGAACGAGGGAAACGGCCGGATGGTCACCACCCTCCCGAAGGTTCACGTCGCCATCATGGGGCTCGAAAAGGTCGTGCCCACCGTCGAGGAGTGCATGACCCTGCTCGCCGTCCTCCCGAGAAGCGGGACGGGCCAGAAGATCACCAGCTATTTCACCATGCTCACGGGCCCGCGGAGCGCGAAGGAAGCGGATGGCCCCGACGAGGTGCACCTGATTCTCCTCGATGGGGGCCGCACCCGGCATCTGGGGGGCGCGTTTCAGGAAGCCTTCCACTGCATCCGGTGCGGCGCCTGCCTGAACGTCTGCCCCGTCTTCCAGACGGTCGGCGGCCACGCCTACGATTCGATCTACGGGGGGCCCATCGGCTCCATCCTGAGCCCCATGCTGCGCGGCCTCGACGCGGCCGGGGAGCTTCCCGCGGCGTCGAGCCTTTGCGGCGCCTGCCTAGAGGTTTGCCCCGTCTTCGTGGACATTCCCCGCATGCTCCTGGAGATGCGGAGCGCCCGCGTATCGCGCGCGGACGCCTCCCTGCCCGAGCGGGCGGCTTTTCGCGCCGCGGGCTTCGCCATGCGCCATCCCGCCCTCTGGGAGATGGGCCAGAGCCTTTTCGCGTTCGCCCTCCGGCTTCTCGCCAAGAAAGAGGGGTGGGCAATGGGGCCGCTCAGGGCATGGACGGAAAAGCGTGCCCTTCCCTATCCGCCGCGGGAAACCTTCCGCGCGAGGTGGCGGAAGCGGGAAAAAATCCTGGCGCAGAAAAAAAACGCATCGCCGGATGGGGCCCCGGACGAGAAAAGCGCGAACGCAGGGGCGGTGCAGAAGGTGCGGCGGGCGCTCGCCTCGGGCCATGGGATCGCCCACGGAAACATCCCCGCCCCGCCCGCCATCTTGCCCGAGGTCGCAGTGCCGGATGCGCCCGCGCGCTTCCTGGAGGAGTTCGCGGCCGTCAGCGGAAAACCCCGCCGGGCGAAGGACACGGAGGCGGCCCGCGAATACATCATCGAGATCGCCCGCCGCTTTCCCGATCGGCCGGTGGCCCTCTCGGCCGATCTTACGCTTCCGGTTGCCGAATGGCTTTTCGAGGCGGGCATCGAAACGATCGCCCCGGCGGATGCGGGGGACGATCGGGAGAACATCGCGCGCGCCGGCGTCGGCATCACCGGATGCGCCTGGGCCATCGCGGAGACCGGCACCATCGTCCTCTACAGCGGCGAAGGCAGACCCCGCCTCCACTCGCTGCTCCCCGAGGTCCACCTCGCCCTCATCCCGGAGGACCGCATCATCCGCCACCTCTCGGCCCTCGGCCCCCGCCTCCAGGAGGTGCTGGGGGGAGCGCCCGGCCAAAGGCCCAGCTGCGTCAACCTCATCACCGGCCCGAGCCGCTCGGCCGATATCGAACTCACCCTCGTCGAGGGCGTCCACGGCCCCCGCGAGGTGCACGCCATCCTCCTGCCCGCGGGCGGCGGCGCCTCAGGCGGCAGCGCGGCAGAGAACGGAAGCCCCTTCTTGCTTGAAGAAGAATAA